In one Candidatus Hepatincola sp. Av genomic region, the following are encoded:
- a CDS encoding F0F1 ATP synthase subunit B: MEYIFHNLNFWLIIAFLIALALFAKKAYVAFNNILTNEIKHIVKDIEDSKELYNQSFSLINEKKEKLKDLTIYKNKFLTNVKHKADTYYEKIINKLDQNLQNSKKSFNNYLHHVEKDLIQKESDKILEESIQHVRTIIINNTTEKEHTVFIDDSIVNITKLMNKKHGE; this comes from the coding sequence ATGGAATATATCTTTCATAACTTAAACTTTTGGCTAATAATAGCCTTTTTAATAGCCTTAGCACTGTTTGCTAAAAAGGCTTATGTGGCTTTTAACAATATATTAACCAATGAAATAAAACATATTGTTAAAGATATTGAAGATTCTAAAGAACTTTATAATCAATCGTTTAGTTTAATCAATGAAAAAAAAGAAAAATTAAAAGATTTAACAATCTACAAAAATAAGTTTCTTACAAATGTAAAACACAAAGCAGATACTTATTATGAAAAAATAATTAATAAACTAGATCAAAATTTACAGAACTCTAAAAAAAGTTTTAATAATTATTTACACCATGTAGAAAAAGATTTAATTCAAAAAGAATCAGATAAAATTCTAGAAGAAAGCATTCAACATGTAAGAACTATTATTATAAATAATACTACAGAAAAAGAGCATACTGTTTTCATTGATGATTCCATTGTAAATATTACAAAATTAATGAATAAAAAACATGGGGAATAA
- a CDS encoding F0F1 ATP synthase subunit B' — protein MKVNHLILRVVLFLCCSVSLHAEQLPQFDSKKYSQQVFWLIIIFSLLYTFIKYFVIPSIVKLKDKRKNRILDTLEKTSKINKEIMKIEKEINETQLDILQTEIDINDDINKKVAKLTRQKNEAFEEYKTEQNNISQEKIVSTQKIYHKTFHADVNKLTKIILQKINLQQYENKVK, from the coding sequence ATGAAAGTTAATCATTTAATTTTAAGAGTTGTTTTGTTCTTATGTTGCTCTGTAAGTTTACATGCCGAGCAACTACCTCAATTTGATAGCAAAAAATATTCACAACAAGTATTTTGGTTAATTATCATTTTTAGCCTGTTATATACTTTTATAAAATATTTTGTAATTCCTTCTATTGTAAAACTAAAAGACAAAAGAAAGAATAGAATCTTAGATACTTTAGAAAAAACCTCTAAAATAAATAAAGAAATCATGAAAATTGAAAAAGAAATTAATGAAACTCAATTAGATATTCTACAAACTGAAATTGATATTAATGATGATATTAACAAAAAAGTAGCTAAATTAACAAGGCAAAAAAATGAGGCTTTTGAAGAATATAAAACAGAACAAAATAATATATCTCAAGAAAAAATTGTTAGTACTCAAAAAATTTATCATAAAACCTTTCATGCAGATGTAAATAAATTAACAAAAATAATCTTACAAAAAATTAATTTACAACAATATGAAAATAAAGTGAAATAA